A region of the Epinephelus fuscoguttatus linkage group LG22, E.fuscoguttatus.final_Chr_v1 genome:
TTTCAGAAAGCCGGGCGGTGGTGAAGGGGTGCAGGGGGAGGCTGAATAGAACCCACGCTTCTTTTCTAAACTCTCTTGCTGGGCCCAAAAAAGggcgagagggagagaaggggagagagtAAGGGgggagggaaagaaaagaaagtattggtggtggaggtgggggcAGTGGGTTGGGCTGGGAGGGGGGGGGCTCCTCAATGCAAGCTTGATTTTGAATGCCACATCTAACGCAGAAAAATTGCACAATTTATTACAATCCTCTCTTCAGGATGCGCATGCACAGGACGCACGCGCacagaaataaagaaacagaggaggggagggggcgtGGACAGggtttatttgcacacacacacacacacacacacacacacactgaaactggGTATACGCACGCACGGAATGACACAAACACCAACAGAGAAGAACGCCGTGCGTAAAAAAGTGAAACGCACAAGCTGAGAAACAATCTTAATTCTGGTTTCTCTCCGGATTACTGCACAAGTTTACATGCACCACACGTGCACGCGCAAACACACGCTCACACGGACAAATTGGTTTTATGTACGCgtggaaagaaacaaacagggaTGGAGGAAAAACAACGCGTAAAAGTAAATAATTACGCACGAACTAAGATTTAAGAAAACCACGAATCTGATTTCTCTTCGTGTTATTACAGTTTAAGACACCGCACGTGCACGCACATATGGAGAAATCAAACACATGCACGCGTAGATAGAGTCAAACACAAATAGAGAGGAGAACCATGCGTAAAGTAAAAAATGCGCATAAACTGAGATTTAACAAAATCCTGAATCTGATTTCTCTTAGTGTTATTGCAGTTTCAGGCACCGCACACGCACGCGCAAACACAGAAATTGACGCGTGGAAAGACAAGACAaccaaacacagagaagaactCGCACGCGCAAACACGCACATTGAGACATTATTTGCACGCACGCGTGGAGACTCACGCAAACACGGATGAAGAACAACGCCATGCGGGAAAACTTAAAAAATACgcacaaagtaaaaaaaattacGCACAGTCAGAACAATACAATCTGGTTCCTCTCTGTCTTACTGCGCGTACACACACTGCACATGCACGcgcaaacacacgcacacggAGGCAGATAGGGTAATACAGTTTGTCTTGGTTTTGTTCCGCGCTGAAAGACGTGTTTTATCATCCTGCACTTTCCAAAGCGACAACAATCGACAGAACACACCGCGTCCGCGCCACTGTAACCATACCGGGTGTATCCAATCACACACAAAGCCTCCTCCGAGCTGCTTCTTAGGGCCCCTCTGCTGATTTGCGCCCCACCGTTCCGCCTGTGCGCGGCTGATGATCTGCTCTAATCAAAGTGGAAAATTCGGCCTCTGATGCACAATGGCTCCTCAAATGAGCGGCATTCAGACGCGTCTGTACCGCGAACAATAAAACTAGACTGCGTTTGAGTTGAAACGACAGCGAGCCGCTGATTTACATGCAGAGCTCTCAGATAAAGTCCAGAGTGAGGGGCGTTATGCGAGCTGTAAATCTGGAGAGCTGTCTTTCAGCACCGCAGTTTGGTCCAGAGCTgcgagagaaaacaaaagaataacAAATATTTTACCTCTTAAACTGAATTATTTTATGAGTTATATTTTCCCCCGCATGTGTCTGAACATTTTAAAACCCTGTAACTCTGGAGATCCGGATAAAACTACATCTGTTCTCCCCgttcttttctttaaaataagCAGACTGGATGTTGgatgtttttggattgtttTAATGTCACCTGCTGACACTTTCGAAACATCACTGACAAATAAAAGTGCGTCAGTTCAGTGAAACACAAGAGAATGTCCTCACACTTAACTTTACAAGAAGGGACGTGACTTTACAGGACAGGCTGATTTTTCTTGACATCTGATCtccaaaaataaagacaataaaatggaaaatgtatCTACTAAAAgttgcaaaacaaaaatgatttaaaagaaaGCACGAACAAGTTGTTTTCCAGTATAACAGAACTttaagtatttcctgtttgtgtcCTAAACGGGACTCTGAGTTGGAAACTTTCCTCTCGCTCAGCCACACACCTCTCTGACACCCGTAAtagatagaaagaaaaaaaaacctcaccaCTGACTGTTTGTTTAGTGCTTCAAGTGGCACGCGTCCGGCGCGCGCAACGCACCGGCACCGGGGCAGGAGCCCAAGGTGAATCCACGCGACCGGAGGGCGTGGCCAGTCCCCCATCCAAACGTATTGAAAAGCAGTGGCTTCTTTCCTCGAGGACTCAGAGCAGCTTTGAGGAGCGCGTGAGGCAGCAGCCCAGCGGACTGCCCCCACTGAAGCAAGTGCGCATCAAACGGCCCACACCACGTGAACGGCACGAGCGGGACGCACCGCCGCGAGACTTGGTGATTTCTTTATaagtttgttctttttttaactggGAATGGACCTCACAGCCAAGATGGAAATTAACgtcagccagcagcagctgatGCCGCCCGCGTGTTTCTTTTCCGCCGCCGCGGCGGCGCAGAGCATCCAGCTGAGCCCGAGCGGCAGCAGCCAGGGCAGCGGGAAGTCTGTGTCCAAGCAGCCCAAGAGGCAGCGCTCCTCCTCCCCGGAGCTGCTGCGCTGCAAGCGGAGACTCAATTTCGCGGGTTTCGGCTACAGCCTCCCGCAGCAGCAGCCGCACGCGGTGGCCCGGAGAAACGAGAGGGAGAGGAACCGCGTCAAACTGGTCAACAacgggttcgccaccctgcgggAGCACGTCCCCAACGGCGCCGCCAACAAGAAGATGAGCAAGGTGGAGACGCTGCGCTCAGCCGTGGAGTACATCCGCgccctgcagcagctgctggatGAGCACGACGCGGTAAGCGCGGCGTTTCAGTCCGGCGTCCTGTCGCCTACCATGTCGCAGGGATACTCCGCTGACATGAACTCCATGGCAGGTTCACCGGTGTCCTCATACTCATCCGACGAGGGCTCCTACGATCCTCTCAGCCCGGaggagcaggagctgctggacTTCACCAACTGGTTCTGAGCGTCTGTAAAAGGtaagaataaatgaatgataTCAGAGCAGACACCAAACATCCACCATAAAGACTCTGGACAGTggtttaacttttatttttcttctcttctcacAGGAATATGGATCAACTCAACTTTACTGTTGAAGTGCGCTTGGGATGGTCCCGGAGGAGGCTGGCTGTCCTCAAAAACCAGACGCACCGTATACGCGTTTTGGCCCCGCGTCCTTAACGCGTGGTCCTCCcagactgagacagacagacagacagacagacagacacggcCTTAACGTCCCTAAAAAACTTGGGGGAAAATCAGGCCGGAGATCAGCGCCAAAGGATTAAAGGAAGACGGGTCTCCTGACAGCGTGGGAATCCGAGCTTCTGTGCATCTGCCCATGATAAAAACCCTAAAGTGAATTCATGCTCTTCAgcagcacattaaaaacattatttaacacGTCGCTCTTCAACTATGCTAAATCCAATCACACACCACCAACCCTTTGGTAAACCTCTCAGACGttttaattcagaaaaaaaaatgcttccaAGTCGCGGATTTATTCTATAAAATTCTATATCAAACGCTTTTTTGAAAtatattaagatatttttgtaTGTAAGAGATTTATAGATGTTTTGTACACATcctttttgtatatattttgtctATATATTGCGAAGTTGCTTCTATACCTCCTGCCTATGTAGACGTGTAGTCTATTATTCTCTggctcttctgttcctgaggttCCCAGACGGAGTTTGACACTCCGACGTTTTTATCCTAGCACCGATGTGTCTTATTTAATAGCTCAAACCATGTTATTGCATTATTATGTCATGAAGTTCACGATGATCAAAAACTTATGCAGCTATTGTCCAAACAGAGCGCAATGGCTACGCATTGTCTCTCTTTACACTGCCAGCTCTATATTGTCTTCACATAAACagatgttggaaaaaaagaagtctTATAACCATATTTTCTACACTCTAGTCCAAGAATAAAATGATTTGCTACTGAAGTACTTTTCTGTCTTATTTTTGGGGGGTGTATTTAAAGGAGGGAGGGCACTATCACAGCTTTCAACATGTGGTTAGCAGTTAATTGGAGGAGAAGTAATGATGGAGCTGTagagacaagaagaaaaaagacgAACAAGTTTTACGCACATTTTACGCACGATATATCTTCCTTCTAGTTTGTCTAAATTAACGACTTGTGGCTCTTTGCAATGTTTAGTCACATGTCACTCAGCCAAACTCTTAATGTCCAATATCTTTTGTAATATTGGAGATTATCTATAACAGAATCCATCCACTGCGCAAAAGGGCAAAGTGTAAATCTGTTGCCACATGTGCGTAAAATTTGAGCCACCGCTATGAAATCCTACTAACCCAGCAGCTGTAGGATACAAGCACTGATGaaatgcttttatctcctcaaAAATGGATCTTAAAGTGACCAAACCTcagcaaaaataatgataatttggACTCGATGTCATGGACAGAGGCTGACGCAGCTTAAAACGGCGCGTTAACTGTTCCTCACGTTAAAAGGTTTTCGTGCGCACTTAGAGAAACCAACAAATTACAGCCTtcaaatggaaatattttttaTCCAAAGTGAAATTTTGGGTCAAATAAATGTCTTCTacatcagcagatggagagaaggagggagtgTCAGCGGGGATGGTCACACCGTGGCGATCACCAACAGATTCTGAGGTAGTAGCTTGTGTTTCTGCGAAACTAAGTTTGACAGGTAGGGCGGAGGCTGCAGCCGGACGCGTGTCTGCTTTAATGAGTGAATGGGCTGTGTATGGTGGTCGAGTGGAGACACAGAGCTGAATTGGCTGATGGCGTGTGCCCCCTGACAGCAGCATGCCGCCAGGCGCACAACAATCACCACctgggaaagagagagggagggaaaaaatgagtgtctggaaaaaaaaattctttcaaGCTTTTCCCTGAGCTGATAATAAACTCAGAGGAATCATATTAAATTAAGAAATTCACACATTTAACAGACTAATAAAATACTTTAGCCACAAACAGAGACTGACTGCAAAACAAGGTCATTGTGCAAGATGCGCGTGCATCAGTTGTTTTCAAAGGAGGGTTCATGGACCACCAGGGGGCCATGAGAGGGGGCAGAGGGTGGGAATGAACAGGGCGGCAAGACAAGTAGTAAAGAACAAGTCGCAGTGGTGAACACTTGCAGTGAATAccatttaattttgttattgtCTCCTTAAAATGCAGCGGCAAAAAGAATGACTGAATGTGGACACACTGAGACGTATCGCTGACATATTTATccttctgaaaacatcacctGTATTGTAAATGGATTAGTGTTTTAGCCCCAGTACACAGAATGAAACTGATGACTGTTTCTAAATttcaactgttttttaaaatacacaactTTCAGTGTCCACAATACACAACAGTTACATCTTATATTTGCAATGCAGTTATGTTCACACCAGGAACATGTGCAAACAGCAGTATATTGGGCCTGCATGTTCTATGATGATGACCTGACTTCCTTCTATATCTCGAACTCTTCTCATATACTTGAATATACCTCAGACTTTTACGTATAAAACAATGACACGAATCAGGCTTGTCACATGCAAAGCTTAGAGTCACACAGTCATGTTTCATTGTTCAACTTTATttagataaataaagaaatgattAAAGATGATTaaacataatgaaaaataatataCATTTAGTCAGTGGAACAGTTACAAACATACAGCTATAATTGTAAGCAATACAGCACACActcacgcctgtcacatgtgatGTAGCTCAACATGTAAACACTTGTATTTGGCTAAAGTTCATgcaaatgtgatgaaaaatatCACAGCTGACAAGCAAATGTCTTTCAGAGGCCCAACATATTTATTGTAGGAGAAAATGCAGCGTCAGAAATGACACAGATACAAAAATATTTATGGAAATACGAAACAGATACAGCACTGGAATCGTGCCGCAAATGAAGAAATGAGttacaggaagtgaaagaaAACGCATCAGCAGCAAACATGATGAAAACACAGGCGGTCGTTGACACACAGACcctgaaaacaaatgcaaaaataaaatgctgcatATCGAGGGAACACAACAGAAGCTCTCCAGGCATCGATGGGGAGCCTCAAGAAGAACAGTTTTCaggtttgtctgtgtctgtatttgcTGTTAATGATTTGTTTCTGCAGCACGtttctgttgtatttgtttgggatCTTCACGTCTTTTTTGAATGAGCATCGTGCCAGAAGCCACGGACCACTTTTCctaatggaaatgttttgggccgTTGTAGCACTTTCGCCTTTGTCGACCACCGAGCACTTCCGTGTTCAGCTCCTAAACTATTACAATGTAGATTACGTTCTTCGCTGAAACTTAAACACGAAGAAACATCTTTACTCCGACTCAGCAGGAGATTCTTACGCAGCTCTTTGAACAGGAATTTACTGTCTAAACTGAGGCTGATGATTTTGGTGGCAACCTAGGAGAGATTTTGTTGTTTCTCCAACTGACTCGgactcactccaaagtcgtcgaaatcgagtgcttgggcagtgacttacagtgtcagacactgaagaAAAATGCTGTCCTtaaacattggcatgatacgcggaACAAGAACGAacgttaaggcaacaaaagtccGGAGTAGGGCGGATGGATGGGTCTAAAGTCAAACCCTATTCTTTTTTCctcaacctaaccatgtgtgttagttgttggaggaaaaaacactgattttgtgTCGCTGTAaagatgtagtgtgtttattttgaaagagactgtatgtaaatgttaaatttcctgtgaaaacaaaagtgtattttgaaagacaatgTATGCAACAGGCAgcacttgacacggtgtcccagaacatcaacaaccagcacacacagggtaccttgcacatcataccCGGACGTGGATAttcatgaccaaacattgatataTGACGAGGtcggtgtgagaatgtgtttctTTCTATTAATCAGTGTGCAAAACACCTGCACATCTTTCTAGGCCAGGTGCTGTAACCATAATCACTGCCTAAATATTACGTAGTAGAAATAGTGCAGTGTTTCAAGCCAGAAACAGAGGTGCTTCCTCACTGCAAACAGCTACATATGGTCAAATTTTGCCTGCACTGTTGCCAAGATCATGACCAAAATGTGAGGAAATGCTGATCATGCAACAAGTTAGCAACAACAGTATGTAACTACAAAGTTTGGATAATGTTCAAGACTTTGGAGTTAAAACCATTGATCGAGTcatccttaaagggaaatttcggtttatttcaacctgtctcctatcgtcctaaatttgtttcaagtgactagtgacatagaaataatagttagcatgttagccattagcctagatacagccgaggcgcatagtagcgtcagacctgttaaaacgtaagtgaacgggcaaccttcaagtgcaaagttagtccactaaacaagcgttttttccacaaaggccgcctcatatcgttaggataaatgtcagagaacatatagaaaacgacatgtaaacgtgttgtcttaccttaccggtgtgctgccatgtttgtttaccatctagctctgctttccaaagcgcggccgaaatctcgcgagaacaagcagcgatttCATACCATGCCTGAAAtttgcgagaacaagcagcaacagctggaaagcagaaccggacagtagcctgaaaagttcattcatttattttatgaaagatttatagaataatggctgactttttgccagacttggactttgtggaggaggaatttgattttgcagagtttgatggccgcccttatttatttgagccagaatacactgacgaagagcttcgtgaaattgaagaacagaggaggagagagagagagagaggtgcaacaggtagaggacgagagaagaggaatggctgctgcaaggctgcgtagctctggagattggtggtgtacctgtgaatgctgtgccccagtgcccacagaagaggaatgcctctgttgcaaggaatgggaccagttgcagccttattttcaaggtctggatgtgaccgaggacgagacacctccacctggagtagtatccagctgggctttatctagagctggcaaGATATATTTCGcccgtgctttggaaagcagagctaaatggtaaacaaacatggcagcacaccggtaaggtaagacaacacgtttacatgtggttttctatatgttctctgacatttatcctaacgatatgaggcggtctttgtgggaaaaaacgcttgtttagtggactaactttgcacttgaaggttgcccgttcacttacgttttaacaggtctgacgctactatgcaccccggctctatctaggctaacggctaacatgctaacgattatttttatgtcactagtcacgacaaaacaaatttaggacgataggagacaggttgaaataaaccgaagtttccctttaaggaaTTACAGGCAAAAATGATTTCTTTACCTGTCTGCAACAGATTATAACAGACAAAAATCACCTGTATAGGCTCCTTAAAGATCACAGTGAAATAAGGAAGACATGACAGCTGATGGACGAAAAGGTAAAAGTAGTGAAGGATACTGAAGATTGCAACTAACGATTAAATTTGCAATTATTTTCTTCATCAACTGAATCGTGTAgtctacaaaatgtcaaataattgTGCAAAATGCCCGTTATAATTCCCCACAGCCCACGATTATATTTTCAAATCACTttcctgtgttgttttattcaaccaacaactgaaaaacaaaagatattcagtttaccaTCAAGTGTGGAAAAGAAAAGCTTAAATCTTTAAGGCTGAGAAGTTGAGACCAGCAAAAGTTTGTCATTATGACTTAAACAATTAGGACAATGATTATATATTTGCCACTGAATGCAAAAGTAGTGGAGGAGACTCTCATAAACTCCAGAGTTGAACATGTAAATCTAAAGAGGACTTCAAAGCAGGTTTAACATGAGGTTGTAGTCTTGTCtgttgcagggttttttttacatgatgaCATATGCTGCGTACAGGACGTCCCTGATCTAACAGCTCTGCTTTGCTGCCTGTCAGAGTCCATTATGTTTCCCTCTGTGGCGGCCTGTCAAGCGTGTACGAGCCGCAGGAGAGCACGGCCATATCTAATTGGCAAAGCCGAGGCAAAACAATGGCTCAAACTATATTAGTTGAATATCTCATTGAATATCAGTCATCAGTGCTGATTAAGTTGGATAGAGGAGGACAAACAGTCTGAGCGGCTCGAATATCGTTTCTTTTTCACTGCAGAACAATAAGCAGTTGTTGCATCAGAACATTTACATGAACATCGCCTCTGAGACAGTTTGTGGAGGGAGTCTGGGAGTTTTACTCTAATAGTTCTGTTTAAGACTTTGTACGTGATAAATGATCAGTGTCTACTGCTGCAGAACATTTCAGGACCATAGACAGCACTAAACAGCTCTATGAAATGTCATGTTGCAGAAACAATAGAGGCCTGTTTAACATCGCCTTTCCTTCTCGGGTTTCTATACACGTCTCTTATTAtccaatgaatgaatgaatgaatatattaaactgagtggaccttgaactaatgtataatgagaaatctggacccccaAATCTGGACTGGAAaagttgggagccactggtaTAACGGAAGCTACAGCAGGAAAAtcctaaagtgcaacacacaccgctgCCATACGCTGCGCGTCAAaacgcccgcctccattatattctatgaacaaacCCATACTGGAGCCAGCTGACGTGCCACCCCGCTCTGCTTTAGCCcgctgctctatttccagcacGGCCGGtgctgcgagaaaagccttttatgtacgtctcgGCTGCTGTAGTATCAACTCCAGTTgcttcaaatttttaataaggccctgtttagacgacaacggtttctctaaaaatggaaaagtctgaccgttgcgttttaaaaaacttctgcgtttatatgacaacgTTATTGAAGCGATAACAcagagccgcaaaatctactggaaatgctgtagtatgcacgccaggccagtgggtggcagtgtaaatttgcaaagcaacacgcATGGCGTCATGCTGTGGTGTTGCAAACCAAagcaaagaagacacaatggcgaaagcatgcacagataactttgtctggatggacgacgaggtggagttggagtggtcgactttctcgcgcatgcctagtgactggaaccgtaatgcgcatgtgtgaaaagtctccgttttcagaggaactgcatattgcaagtttacatgacaacggagacgctgctgtttccaaaaagttgcactctggaacccgttttcaaaacgcacccaaaacgctgctgtcgtgtaaacgatcggccaaaacgcaactaaagtttaccattttcagttgaaatcgttgtcgtataaacggggccaaagacgattttgataagaaactcacctgtgaaatccaagttgttgttgccttaaagtttttcatcttcttcttccgttactagcagttggcaaccgctggcaactagtgtaggtacagccacctagtgGGCTGGGGTAGGAGATACACTTTAGTGTTGAAGGTGCCACTGCGCGCCGCTGCCAATGTATGTTGGGGGGCACACTTGACGGCCACAGCGCCGCGCTGGCGGCAGTGTATGTTGCACTTAAGAAGCTTCCAAGAAAAGTTTCTTGGAAAGAAAGCTCTCTTGGGACCCGGGGAGATGCGCAAGCTCACCTGCAGGCATATGGTACGTGTCAGAGGGAGGAGACAAAAGTTTCGCACTCCAGCTTTAAGACCAGGTTTGTTTAATACAATTGATATTTGacaattgaaaaaataatttcttgTGCTTGCTAAATTCTGCCTAAAACAGCTTCTTGGCAGTAGTTACTGGGAACACTGGGCTCAACACAAGAAGGAGTGCATTAaactgctaatgttagcatgacCAGCTAATTAGCTTGCAATAACCTGGCACTACTTCCAAAGCTGACGGATATCCCACAAGCTAATTGTAGTATTTTAAGAGAAACAGGTCGTGTTAGAAAAATACCTAGAACATCCACCCTGCAAGAGCCAAGATGGAGGAACTGAGTTTGGTGAAGATAAGGAAAATGTAAAGCGCTAGCCAAACACATCAGTCGGTCCACATCCTCAAAGATCAGCACTGACAAGACGGACTGGTGTTTGCACAAACTGGTGAATCACTCAGatttatgctgcattcacacaATGTCAATAAATCTCACCATTTTAAGTGCTCGTGTGCCTAGGATCATGAATGGGTGACAAGTTGTCAGTACAGTACTGATAATAGTGGTGGCAGTGATGCTGATACCTGAGCCACACAGTGCAGTGACTGAGGTCAGAGGTTGCTGGAGTCGTTGAGAGGGTTGGCGATGACTGACTTGTGAATGAGCATGAAGAGCGGCAGGTAGGCCAGGAAGTCCAGCAGGTCCAGGGGAGGCATGTGCTGCAGCTCCAGTCTGATCGCAGCCTCCTGCTCCAGATGGATTCCCCCGGCCTTCAGCTCCAGAAGCAGCTGCTCTGCGCTGATGAAGCCCTGCTGAGCTCCAGCGTCTCCTCGCTGCTCCTCCAGGAGGAACAGGAACAGTTGCtacataacaataataatatttgacattaaaaacaagGTAAAGTGGCTGTCAGCTCTGAGCACAGTTGTGAGTGTgcgctcatgtgtgtgtgtgtgtgtgtgtgtgtgtgtgtgtgtgttattgtgtgtgacTCTCAGGGTAGCCTCAGATTACCTCAACCTGTTTCTAGTCTTGTTTGAGTGCACCTGTTTGCACAGTTAATGCAGTCAAGGTGATAATTGttgggggaggggagggagggttTGGGGAATAATCCTTTCTGGCAATTAGCCCATTCTCATGTTCCTCCTGCCTTTCAGTTGCTCAGTACTTCCTCGTATGAATGAGGGCCGGGCCTGGCTGTGAGCGGCCAGCTGGTAGGCTAGTCCCGGTCCATCTGAGATGAGCTGTGTGTCTCAGGCTGATTACAGGGCTGGGCGGAGTGGACGGCATGTTCACTGCTGGGCACTTTAATGAGATTAGGGCCTTGCTAATCTATGAAAAGGGAAAAGCacccctgtctttctctctctggcttgCTTCCCTCATTTCTATGCATGAGGGCTGAGTgtctttcattaaaaaaaagctagCTTTACAAAGCATGCTTTGGAATTGCTCTTCAAAGTGTTTACcagtatttatttcattataattATACCCGTGGAGCCATGAAAGAGAGGCAGGGACGCTGTTTGTGGCATGAATGTGACTCATGTGAGAGTTAATCTGATGTTGCGTGGAGGTAATCAAGTGCACCTTGTGAAAACAGATTCAAGAGTATGAACATGTGGTGGGCAGTTATTTGCTGCGCACACAAGCCAGCAGAAGTGCAGAAGAATTTAGGGAAGTGCAAACCTTTGCTTTGAAGAGCCTCACTTCTAATGAGCGGAGGTCCATGTTGGTGATCAATGATCGCATGAAGTCACTGCAGGAACAGAGAGAAATGAGTTGGTGAAAGTTCATTCAGAAAAAGAACATATGAGCTCAGTTTTGAAGTAAGGACTCCActgattaaagggatagtgcacccaaaaatgaaaattcagccattatctactcacccatatgccgacggaggccctggtgaagttttagagtcctcacatcccttgcggagttCGGCagggggagcagctagcacacctaatggcagacggcgccccagactaacgtccaagaacacaaaattgaatccacaaaatatctccaacatgctcatccgtagtgatccaagtgtcctgaagccccgacataaaaagttgtttggaaaaacgtcatatgaactctgtttttagcctcactgtagcctgtagctctgactgcttctctgtgctcca
Encoded here:
- the ascl1a gene encoding achaete-scute homolog 1a, translating into MDLTAKMEINVSQQQLMPPACFFSAAAAAQSIQLSPSGSSQGSGKSVSKQPKRQRSSSPELLRCKRRLNFAGFGYSLPQQQPHAVARRNERERNRVKLVNNGFATLREHVPNGAANKKMSKVETLRSAVEYIRALQQLLDEHDAVSAAFQSGVLSPTMSQGYSADMNSMAGSPVSSYSSDEGSYDPLSPEEQELLDFTNWF